A single window of Tepidamorphus gemmatus DNA harbors:
- a CDS encoding AtpZ/AtpI family protein: MTDEPKTEPGTVEPGVNPADLTSRRKAHGESLASARRRYDPPPEESQRSRALGMAFKVGVDLVAGLLVGGFLGWYLDSWLGTKPILFLLFIALGAAAGIRSIFRQAYRMNREAGGGPNETAGGAGGT; encoded by the coding sequence GTGACTGACGAGCCGAAGACAGAGCCGGGAACCGTCGAGCCAGGGGTTAATCCGGCCGATCTGACGAGCCGTCGAAAGGCGCATGGCGAATCTCTGGCCAGTGCCCGCCGGCGGTACGATCCGCCGCCGGAGGAGTCGCAGCGTTCGAGGGCGCTCGGCATGGCCTTCAAGGTCGGTGTCGATCTCGTCGCGGGGCTTCTGGTCGGCGGGTTTCTCGGCTGGTATCTCGACAGCTGGCTGGGAACGAAGCCAATTCTGTTCCTGCTGTTCATCGCGCTCGGCGCGGCAGCGGGGATACGCAGCATCTTCCGCCAGGCCTACCGGATGAACCGGGAAGCCGGGGGCGGGCCGAACGAGACGGCCGGCGGCGCCGGCGGGACCTGA